In a single window of the Palaemon carinicauda isolate YSFRI2023 chromosome 10, ASM3689809v2, whole genome shotgun sequence genome:
- the LOC137647926 gene encoding uncharacterized protein — translation MADKGKNSSSTGENDSARMSLEAQKKAKQRRGTAKAKLTRKLDKFHEYMLDQMALEILEERYESVVKAYDEVELANEQYCNLLDENCDAQLIEEANVYIKALEDRKCAAHVIFVKVKDEMQVKKVLKVKPIDVPRFHGDVRDYSNFKRDFFRLMQSNYGKDPFVLRQCLSGEALDTVRGADHDFDKMFERLDETFGNSRTIIDVVVEDIRSIKPISEGDSESFIRKVDKIEQCYLYLDQMSLASELNTANMTSQIEKLLPPTQKREWVKLAECVGNRDLFGKLLEYLLSEKKSMKYLNANIRSNNNIKAKVNYTCTYEDQRSTKQGRESDVMERIAGLENAITNITDLFTKITEENAERNRNKISDNTRLHRCWYHGSDGHDILDCTTFQNLSINDRMESVKKKGICFNCLKGVHIARKCLKKSRCNTVDVNNESCGKLHHTIIHEGFITGYSFVSLKRNGVLFMVNKIKCGNQELQTLFDSGADITMIRNDVAKALGLKGKCVRLAVTKLGDKTVTYSSKEYDLVLTDKDGNDVNVTAYGIDDITSQVVKETVAENLQLRESQFGMCVYGSHPDIVTLSVFRSNPGISINHVSSTISDYDISVEPVIDITAQINDFFTIEHLGTDSVARLKGTEKRLMKLGSDYAQAYNDQILDMTKCNVIRKLSDEEVKNYVGPVTYIQHHEVLKPGSISTPLRIVFDSSAKYMGQSLNSFWAKGPNILNSMFGILLRFREKAIGIAGDISKMYNCIKLPELEQHVHRFVWRNLQSNRKPDHYVMTCMGFGDRPSGIIAMLALRHTAEMSVKDFPEASRVIMTNSYVDDIIHSVESKAEAFSLIRDIENVLSKGSFKIKPWTITGDNERSDFEVSQNSNERILGLNWQCNKDVFYFKTKLNFSPKYKGVRTEPDLNKLNFVESIPSVLTKRVVVSQMCSVYDPLGFLLPFTLKAKILLRDTVKCDFKLGWDDPLPSYLKEQWVSYFCELFGTETLDSSTNAYGAVAYARWELESGAFESRLIVAKSRIAPSRQLSIPRLELCGAVIACRMRKAIEDEMTYKFSSVMHITDSSIVRAQIQKESYGFGTFVATRIAEVQSKSDPNEWWWIASGLNPADLLTRPQDPLNVGVVYSWKYGPEFMALPLEVWPISQSVNCELPDRIHVNLAQYSVHEETIIDASKFNNYNMLIAVTARIFNIVKEKSFKGVLKKLEPRSLKEAERFWIMQAQKSLPENWKKCFQRLGPFQAEDGTIMVGERMERWLKHNWNQDSFILLPGKHPFTVLYISYLHRLNHAGVDVTLCKLQSKFWVPSARKIIRSIKRGCILCRKLDAKVEGQRMGQISDERMSPCPAFYHTAVDIFGHFQIKDNVKKRTTGKAYGVIFNCIVTRAVYIDVVDGYDTYSFLKCFRRFTAVHGYPHTVHSDLGSQLVSASKELKSDNNWNIHEITEFGAKEGLKWKFNRSADAAWQNGRKWQRDYFPTLIVRQKWHTDKRNVQPGDIVLIKDTNVVRGKWKMGQVVDTETGRDNKVRDVSIRYKIQRPGKYKGQSDTVIKRSVHKLVVLLPVEEQ, via the exons ATGGCAGATAAAGGGAAAAATAGCAGCTCCACGGGGGAAAATGATAGTGCTAGGATGTCACTGGAAGCACAGAAGAAGGCCAAACAGCGGAGGGGAACTGCAAAGGCAAAACTAACACGTAAGCTTGATAAGTTTCATGAGTATATGTTAGATCAAATGGCAttagaaattttagaagaaagataCGAGAGTGTTGTTAAGGCTTATGATGAAGTTGAACTAGCTAATGAACAGTATTGCAATTTATTAGATGAGAACTGTGATGCTCAATTGATAGAGGAGGCTAACGTTTATATCAAAGCATTAGAAGATAGAAAGTGTGCAGCTCATGTGATATTTGTGAAAGTTAAAGACGAAATGCAGgtgaaaaaagttttaaaagtaaaaccGATTGATGTGCCCAGGTTTCACGGAGATGTGAGAGATTATagcaatttcaagagagatttttttAGACTAATGCAATCAAATTATGGGAAAGATCCCTTTGTGCTAAGACAGTGTCTCTCAGGAGAGGCCTTGGATACAGTTCGTGGTGCAGATCATGACTTCGATAAAATGTTTGAGCGATTAGATGAAACTTTTGGGAACAGCAGAACCATTATTGATGTAGTAGTAGAGGACATAAGGTCAATTAAACCTATTTCCGAAGGGGATAGTGAGAGTTTCATTAGGAAGGTTGATAAGATTGAGCAATGCTATCTTTACTTAGACCAAATGAGTTTGGCTTCAGAATTAAATACTGCTAACATGACTagccagatagaaaaactattgccACCTACTCAGAAGCGTGAATGGGTTAAGTTAGCAGAGTGTGTAGGTAATCGTGACCTATTCGGAAAGTTGTTGGAATACCTTTTGAgtgaaaagaaatcaatgaaatatcttaatgctaatattagaagcaataataatattaaggctaaAGTGAATTATACCTGCACTTATGAAGATCAGCGTAGTACAAAGCAAGGAAGAGAGTCAGATGTAATGGAAAGGATAGCAGGACTTGAAAATGCTATTACAAATATCACTGACCTtttcactaaaattacagaagaaaatgctgaacggaacaggaataagatcagtgacaacacaaGGCTGCATAGGTGCTGGTATCATGGCTCAGATGGACATGATATCTTAGACTGTACAACTTTCCAGAACTTGAGTATCAATGACAGAATGGAGAGtgtaaagaagaaaggtatttgcTTTAATTGCCTTAAAGGTGTTCACATAGCAAGAAAATGTCTAAAGAAGTCCAGATGTAATACTGTAGATGTTAACAATGAATCTTGTGGGAAACTTCATCATACTATTATACATGAGGGATTCATAACAGGATATTCCTTTGTAAGTCTGAAAAGAAACGGTGTTTTATTTATGGTTAACAAGATCAAGTGTGGTAATCAGGAGTTACAAACTTTATTTGACTCGGGAGCTGATATAACAATGATCAGAAATGATGTGGCTAAGGCATTGGGACTGAAAGGAAAATGTGTCAGATTAGCTGTGACTAAATTGGGCGACAAAACTGTGACATACAGTAGTAAAGAGTATGATCTGGTTTTAACCGACAAGGATGGGAATGATGTCAATGTTACTGCTTATGGAATCGATGACATTACATCTCAAGTCG TTAAGGAAACTGTGGCTGAAAATTTACAGCTCAGGGAATCACAGTTTGGAATGTGTGTGTATGGCAGTCATCCCGACATTGTTACCTTATCAGTGTTTAGGAGTAATCCAGGCATTAGCATTAATCATGTTTCCAGTACAATATCCGACTATGATATATCTGTAGAACCCGTAATTGATATTACAGCACAGATAAATGATTTCTTCACCATTGAACACTTAGGAACTGATT CTGTTGCTAGACTGAAAGGCAcagagaaaagattgatgaaactGGGTTCAGACTATGCTCAAGCTTATAATGACCAGATACTTGACATGACAAAGTGCAATGTAATTCGGAAGTTATCCGATGAAGAGGTTAAAAACTATGTTGGTCCTGTCACATACATTCAACATCATGAAGTGTTAAAACCAGGATCTATATCAACCCCATTGAGAATTGTTTTTGATTCATCGGCAAAGTATATGGGCCAGTCTCTAAATAGTTTTTGGGCAAAGGGCCCTAATATTTTGAACTCAATGTTTGGTATATTACTAAGATTTCGTGAAAAGGCTATAGGCATAGCCGGTGAcataagcaaaatgtataattgcattaagcttccagaattagaacaacatgtacatagatttgtttggagaaatttgcaaagtaatcGCAAACCTGATCACTATGTAATGACATGCATGGGTTTCGGGGATAGGCCCTCAGGAATTATTGCAATGTTAGCTCTCAGACATACTGCAGAAATGTCGGTAAAAGACTTCCCAGAAGCATCACGTGTGATAATGACTAATTCCTATGTAGATGACATAATCCATTCTGTTGAGAGTAAAGCTGAGGCATTTAGCCTAATTAGAGATATTGAAAATGTACTCTCTAAAGGCAGTTTTAAAATTAAACCATGGACCATTACTGGAGATAATGAGCGTTCTGACTTTGAAGTGTCCCAGAATAGTAATGAAAGAATACTTGGCCTTAACTGGCAATGCAATaaggatgtgttttattttaaaactaagttAAATTTCTCTCCAAAATATAAGGGTGTAAGAACAGAACCAGACTTAAACAAGTTGAATTTCGTTGAAAGTATACCTTCAGTTTTAACAAAAAGGGTTGTCGTCAGTCAGATGTGTTCTGTTTACGACCCACTGGGGTTTTTGCTTCCATTCACACTAAAAGCAAAGATTTTGCTACGAGACACTGTGAAATGTGACTTTAAATTAGGATGGGACGATCCCTTGCCTTCCTATTTAAAAGAACAATGGGTGTCATATTTTTGTGAGTTATTTGGCACTGAAACTCT TGATAGTTCAACAAATGCTTATGGTGCTGTTGCATATGCTAGGTGGGAGTTAGAGTCTGGTGCATTTGAGAGCAGGCTCATTGTGGCAAAGAGTAGGATAGCCCCTAGTAGACAGTTATCTATTCCAAGACTTGAATTGTGTGGAGCTGTTATAGCGTGCAGGATGCGTAAAGCCATTgaagatgaaatgacatataaatttaGTTCGGTAATGCACATAACAGATTCCTCCATTGTTAGAGCACAAATCCAAAAGGAATCTTATGGCTTTGGAACTTTCGTAGCCACTAGAATAGCAGAAGTTCAATCAAAAAGTGACCCAAATGAATGgtggtggattgcttctggattaaATCCTGCTGATCTATTGACCAGACCCCAGGACCCTTTAAATGTTGGAGTTGTCTATTCATGGAAATATGGTCCAGAATTCATGGCCCTTCCTTTAGAAGTGTGGCCTATCAGTCAATCGGTGAATTGTGAGTTACCTGATAGAATTCATGTTAATCTTGCACAATACTCTGTTCATGAAGAAACCATAATTGATGCGTCGAAATTCAACAACTATAATATGTTAATTGCAGTCACTGCTAGGATATTTAACATTGTTAAGGAGAAATCTTTTAAGGGTGTTCTAAAGAAACTTGAACCTAGATCACTTAAGGAAGCTGAGAGGTTTtggattatgcaagcacaaaaaagtcttcctgagaactggaaaaaatgttttcaaagattaggaccatttcaagctgaagatggtacaattatggtaggagaaagaatggaaagatggTTGAAACATAATTGGAACCAAGATAGCTTCATTCTATTACCTGGTAAGCATCCATTTACAGTCTTGTACATTAGTTATTTACACAGGTTGAATCATGCTGGAGTTGATGTTACACTATGTAAGCTTCAGTCTAAATTTTGGGTTCCTTCAGCACGTAAAATCATAAGATCGATAAAGAGAGGTTGTATTCTTTGCAGGAAACTGGATGCCAAAGTTGAAGGTCAAAGAATGGGTCAGATTTCTGATGAAAGAATGAGTCCTTGTCCAGCATTCTATCACACTGCTGTggatatttttggacattttcaaatcaaagataatgtaaagaaaaggaCAACTGGTAAAGCTTATGGTGTTATATTCAATTGTATTGTTACACGTGCCGTGTATATTGATGTTGTAGATGGATATGATACTTATAGTTTTTTAAAGTGTTTCAGAAGATTTACAGCGGTTCATGGCTATCCTCATACTGTACACTCTGACTTAGGCTCACAATTGGTATCAGCAAGTAAAGAACTTAAGAGTGATAACAACTGGAACATACACGAGATCACTGAATTTGGAGCAAAGGAaggcttgaaatggaaatttaatcggTCTGCAGATGCTGCATGGCAAAATGGG CGTAAGTGGCAGAGAGATTATTTCCCTACACTCATTGTAAGGCAAAAATGGCACACAGATAAAAGAAATGTACAACCTGGTGATATTGTTCTGATTAAAGACACAAATGTTGtgcgaggaaaatggaaaatggggcaggttgtagatacagaaacaggcagagacaataaggtgagagatgtaagcattagatacaaaatacaaagaccAGGAAAATATAAGGGACAAAGTGACACAGTTATCAAGAGATCGGTTCACAAGTTGGTGGTATTGCTACCCGTTGAAGAACAATAA